The Catenuloplanes niger genome includes a window with the following:
- a CDS encoding phage holin family protein, protein MSQRSFGELLGEVTQDLSTLVRQEVELAKAEMRQEAAKAGKAAGLFGGAGVAGFLVLLFLSFALWWGLANVMDQSWAALIVAVLWAIVGGVLFTMARGKAREMRGMPQTAETAKEIPQALKPNRGGLS, encoded by the coding sequence GTGTCACAGCGCTCCTTCGGGGAGCTGCTGGGCGAGGTCACCCAGGACCTCTCCACACTGGTCCGCCAGGAGGTCGAGCTGGCCAAGGCGGAGATGCGCCAGGAGGCGGCGAAGGCCGGCAAGGCCGCCGGTCTGTTCGGCGGCGCCGGCGTGGCCGGCTTCCTGGTCCTGCTGTTCCTGTCGTTCGCGCTGTGGTGGGGCCTCGCCAACGTGATGGACCAGAGCTGGGCCGCGCTGATCGTGGCCGTGCTCTGGGCGATCGTCGGCGGCGTGCTGTTCACCATGGCCCGCGGCAAGGCCCGTGAGATGCGCGGGATGCCGCAGACCGCGGAGACCGCGAAGGAGATCCCCCAAGCCCTCAAGCCGAATCGTGGAGGCCTGTCATGA
- the infC gene encoding translation initiation factor IF-3, with the protein MNDQIRAREVRLVGPEGEQVGIVPLERALQLAADVDLDLVEVAPMARPPVCKLMDFGKFKYESALKAREARRNQQQTVIKEMKLRPKIDPHDYETKKGHVVRFLKAGDKVKVTIMFRGREQSRPELGYRLLRRLESEITELGYVEAAPKQDGRNMTMVLAPHRATKAAAAERVAASAKAPRPPRDEDVVDAPESEAPATESADAGAPAGTPGQ; encoded by the coding sequence GTGAACGATCAGATCCGGGCGCGAGAGGTCCGACTGGTCGGCCCTGAGGGTGAGCAGGTGGGCATCGTCCCGCTGGAGCGCGCCCTGCAGCTGGCCGCGGATGTCGATCTGGACCTGGTCGAGGTGGCGCCGATGGCCCGTCCGCCGGTGTGCAAGCTCATGGACTTCGGAAAGTTCAAGTATGAGTCTGCACTCAAGGCGCGCGAGGCCCGGCGCAACCAGCAGCAGACCGTCATCAAGGAGATGAAGCTCCGCCCGAAGATCGATCCGCACGACTACGAGACCAAGAAGGGTCACGTGGTGCGGTTCCTGAAGGCGGGCGACAAGGTCAAGGTCACGATCATGTTCCGTGGTCGCGAGCAGAGCCGTCCGGAGCTGGGTTACCGCCTGCTGCGCCGGCTCGAGTCGGAGATCACGGAGCTGGGTTACGTGGAGGCCGCCCCGAAGCAGGACGGCCGAAACATGACCATGGTGTTGGCCCCGCACCGGGCCACCAAGGCGGCAGCGGCGGAGCGCGTCGCGGCCAGCGCCAAGGCGCCTCGCCCGCCCCGGGACGAGGACGTCGTGGACGCACCCGAGAGCGAGGCTCCCGCGACGGAGTCCGCTGACGCGGGTGCGCCGGCCGGAACTCCCGGCCAGTAA
- a CDS encoding extracellular solute-binding protein → MKRRQLLAGTAAVLGAAACGAPSGADRLRYWNLFGGGDGVRMVELVDAFAASRPDLDVQASTLAWGPPYYTKLSMAAAGGRAPDVAILHLARLPSFAPGRLLDPFPPELLAEAGITPENVLPEIWDRCVVDGQVYAIPLDTHPFVMYYNTDLCRRLGLTDANGTLVPLRGADDLVAAWSEAKKLTGGYGLVLDNFGISPWRLWWTLYRQLDGDLLTADATALVIDDAKALQALDFMRRLSVTDAVAPGQMLLSGAVALFGSGRAAFLFNGEWEVTTFQTQRTPFSMVPFPEVFPGTASPAGIARTQADCHTFVLPHQRDRTVAGTRPAVDYVRFMLEHSVDWAAGGHVPAWLPATRSPDYLALDPQSRYRDAATTAQLDPPAWFSGSASNMENPAGAAFGAVQSGTLTPEAGLARFKADMQRLIDTPAPV, encoded by the coding sequence ATGAAGCGTCGTCAGCTGCTGGCCGGCACGGCCGCGGTGCTGGGCGCGGCCGCGTGCGGTGCCCCGTCCGGGGCCGACCGGCTGCGGTACTGGAACCTCTTCGGCGGCGGCGACGGCGTGCGCATGGTCGAGCTGGTCGACGCGTTCGCCGCGAGCCGTCCGGACCTCGACGTCCAGGCCTCCACGCTGGCCTGGGGCCCGCCGTACTACACGAAGCTGTCGATGGCCGCGGCCGGCGGCCGGGCGCCGGACGTGGCGATCCTGCACCTGGCCCGGCTGCCCAGCTTCGCGCCCGGCCGGCTGCTCGACCCGTTCCCACCGGAGCTGCTGGCCGAGGCCGGGATCACGCCGGAGAACGTGCTGCCGGAGATCTGGGACCGCTGCGTGGTCGACGGCCAGGTCTACGCGATCCCGCTGGACACCCACCCGTTCGTGATGTACTACAACACCGACCTGTGCCGGCGACTCGGGCTGACCGACGCGAACGGCACGCTGGTCCCGCTGCGCGGCGCGGACGACCTGGTCGCCGCGTGGTCCGAGGCGAAGAAGCTGACCGGCGGGTACGGGCTGGTCCTGGACAACTTCGGCATCTCCCCCTGGCGGCTGTGGTGGACGCTCTACCGCCAGCTCGACGGCGACCTACTGACCGCGGACGCCACCGCGCTCGTGATCGACGACGCGAAGGCGTTGCAGGCGCTGGACTTCATGCGCCGTCTCTCCGTCACCGACGCGGTCGCGCCCGGCCAGATGCTGCTCTCCGGCGCGGTTGCGCTGTTCGGCAGCGGCCGGGCCGCGTTCCTGTTCAACGGCGAGTGGGAGGTCACCACGTTCCAAACGCAGCGGACGCCGTTCTCCATGGTGCCGTTCCCGGAGGTCTTCCCGGGCACCGCGAGCCCGGCCGGGATCGCCCGCACGCAGGCCGACTGCCACACGTTCGTGCTGCCGCACCAGCGGGACCGCACGGTGGCCGGCACCCGCCCCGCGGTCGACTACGTGCGGTTCATGCTGGAGCACAGCGTGGACTGGGCGGCCGGCGGGCACGTGCCGGCCTGGCTCCCGGCCACCCGCAGCCCGGACTACCTGGCGCTGGACCCGCAGTCGCGTTACCGGGACGCGGCCACGACCGCGCAGCTCGATCCGCCCGCCTGGTTCAGCGGCTCCGCGTCCAACATGGAGAACCCGGCCGGCGCCGCGTTCGGCGCGGTGCAGTCCGGCACGCTCACGCCGGAGGCGGGGCTGGCCCGGTTCAAGGCGGACATGCAACGCCTCATCGACACACCGGCACCGGTCTAG
- a CDS encoding carbohydrate ABC transporter permease, whose product MRTRVPLSLLGVALALLWLIPLAWAIDTSIKPEAETTRVPVTWVPDVFTLDAYRGVFTAGDVPLWLFNSLVVAAGVTVLTLAAASLAAYGFSRLDFPAKNWLFALVLAGIMVPPQALIVPLFHQMQSLGLVDTYWGMILPQLAAPVMVFILKKFFDGIPREYEQAAALDGASRLRMFWSVVLPMSRPVLAAVGVFTFVTAWNNFLWPFIVVSDPDLMTVPVGLGTVQSSYGLRYAEIMASAVIGGLPLVVVYAFLQRHVIRGVGDAGLKG is encoded by the coding sequence ATGCGTACCCGTGTGCCGTTGTCGCTGCTGGGTGTCGCACTGGCACTCCTCTGGCTGATCCCGCTGGCCTGGGCGATCGACACGTCGATCAAGCCGGAGGCGGAGACCACGCGGGTCCCGGTCACCTGGGTCCCGGACGTGTTCACGCTGGACGCCTACCGCGGCGTGTTCACCGCCGGCGACGTGCCGCTCTGGCTGTTCAACAGCCTGGTCGTGGCGGCCGGCGTGACCGTGCTGACGCTGGCCGCGGCCAGTCTCGCCGCCTACGGCTTCTCCCGGCTCGACTTCCCGGCCAAGAACTGGCTGTTCGCGCTGGTCCTGGCCGGGATCATGGTGCCGCCGCAGGCGCTGATCGTGCCGCTGTTCCACCAGATGCAGTCGCTCGGGCTGGTCGACACGTACTGGGGCATGATCCTGCCGCAGCTGGCCGCGCCGGTGATGGTCTTCATCCTGAAGAAGTTCTTCGACGGCATCCCGCGCGAGTACGAGCAGGCCGCCGCGCTGGACGGCGCGAGCCGGCTGCGGATGTTCTGGAGCGTGGTGCTGCCGATGTCCCGCCCGGTCCTGGCCGCGGTCGGCGTGTTCACGTTCGTCACCGCGTGGAACAACTTCCTCTGGCCGTTCATCGTGGTCAGCGACCCGGACCTGATGACCGTGCCGGTCGGGCTCGGCACCGTGCAGAGCTCGTACGGCCTGCGCTACGCCGAGATCATGGCGTCCGCCGTCATCGGTGGGCTGCCCCTGGTGGTCGTGTACGCGTTCCTGCAGCGCCACGTCATCCGCGGCGTCGGCGATGCCGGGCTCAAGGGTTAG
- the arfA gene encoding arabinosylfuranosidase ArfA, protein MQHATVTLDPAFTVAPVRRRTFGSFVEHLGRCVYTGVYEPGHPTADADGLRQDVLALVRELGVSMVRYPGGNFVSGYRWEDGVGPTRVRRPDLAWHTIETNEFGTDEFLRWCARAGVEPMMAVNLGTRGVAEAVDLLEYTNHPGGTHFSDLRVANGNPKPYDVRLWCLGNELDGPWQVGFKTAREYGRLAAQTARAMRMLDPNLTFVAVGSSGSGMPEFGAWEAEVLAETYDEVDLISAHAYYEEVDGDLGSFLASNLDMEHVIRAVTATADHVGARRKSSKKIGISFDEWNVWYLSRFQSAPPPATWEIAPRQLEDVYHVADAVVVGSLLISLLRHSDRVEAAAQAQLVNVIGPIFTEPGGRAWRQTIFHPFAQASALARGEVLRTAVDSPVYETPRYGDAPLVDAVATRDEETGAVALFVVNRSIDDPVRLTVNTRAFDRELRIGDATVLADDDVYATNTADAPDRVAPRPHPGVTPGSLDVVLPPVSWSVIPLS, encoded by the coding sequence GTGCAGCACGCGACAGTCACGCTCGACCCCGCCTTCACCGTCGCCCCGGTGCGCCGGCGCACGTTCGGCTCGTTCGTCGAGCACCTCGGCCGCTGTGTCTACACCGGCGTCTACGAGCCCGGCCATCCCACCGCGGACGCGGACGGGCTCCGCCAGGACGTGCTCGCGCTGGTCCGCGAGCTGGGCGTGTCGATGGTCCGCTACCCGGGCGGCAACTTCGTCTCCGGGTACCGCTGGGAGGACGGGGTCGGGCCCACCCGGGTCCGGCGCCCCGACCTCGCCTGGCACACCATCGAGACCAACGAGTTCGGCACGGACGAGTTCCTGCGCTGGTGCGCGCGGGCCGGCGTCGAACCGATGATGGCGGTCAACCTCGGCACCCGCGGCGTGGCCGAGGCCGTGGACCTGCTCGAGTACACCAACCACCCGGGCGGTACGCACTTCTCCGACCTGCGCGTGGCGAACGGCAACCCGAAGCCGTACGACGTGCGGCTCTGGTGCCTCGGCAACGAGCTGGACGGCCCCTGGCAGGTCGGGTTCAAGACCGCGCGGGAGTACGGCCGGCTCGCCGCCCAGACCGCGCGCGCGATGCGGATGCTCGACCCGAACCTGACGTTCGTGGCCGTGGGCAGCTCCGGCTCCGGCATGCCCGAGTTCGGCGCGTGGGAGGCGGAGGTGCTGGCCGAGACGTACGACGAGGTCGACCTGATCTCCGCGCACGCGTACTACGAGGAGGTGGACGGCGACCTCGGCTCGTTCCTGGCGTCCAACCTGGACATGGAGCACGTGATCCGCGCGGTCACCGCGACCGCGGACCACGTCGGCGCGCGGCGCAAGTCGTCGAAGAAGATCGGCATCTCGTTCGACGAGTGGAACGTCTGGTACCTCAGCCGTTTCCAGAGCGCGCCGCCGCCGGCCACCTGGGAGATCGCGCCGCGCCAGCTGGAGGACGTCTACCACGTGGCGGACGCGGTGGTGGTCGGCAGCCTGCTGATCTCGCTGCTGCGGCACAGCGACCGGGTCGAGGCGGCCGCGCAGGCGCAGCTGGTCAACGTGATCGGGCCGATCTTCACCGAGCCCGGCGGGCGCGCCTGGCGACAGACGATCTTCCACCCGTTCGCGCAGGCGTCCGCGCTGGCCCGCGGCGAGGTGCTGCGCACCGCGGTCGACTCGCCGGTCTACGAGACCCCGAGGTACGGCGACGCGCCGCTGGTCGACGCGGTCGCCACGCGCGACGAGGAGACCGGCGCGGTCGCGCTGTTCGTGGTGAACCGGTCGATCGACGACCCGGTGCGGCTGACCGTGAACACCCGCGCGTTCGACCGGGAGCTGCGGATCGGCGACGCCACCGTGCTGGCGGACGACGACGTCTACGCCACGAACACCGCGGACGCGCCGGACCGGGTGGCGCCGCGCCCGCACCCCGGCGTCACGCCCGGCTCGCTCGACGTGGTGCTGCCGCCGGTGTCGTGGAGCGTGATCCCGCTTTCCTAA
- a CDS encoding DUF3618 domain-containing protein — protein sequence MTSSDPDQIRAEIERTRAGLSSDVDALAYKASPTRIVEDRKQRVRDALRNTREKIMGTASDAGSTVAGKTSGAAHAVSDKASGAAQAVSDKASGAAHAVSDKASDAADAVRQAPSVVKTKAEGNPLAAGLIAFGAGWLISSLLPATQKERELAASARTAVQENKETLVQEAKQLAGELQDNLRGPAEEAAGRVRDTATDAAATVRDEGRSAAEDVKGRASEAREKVS from the coding sequence ATGACCAGCAGCGATCCCGACCAGATCCGCGCCGAGATCGAACGTACCCGCGCGGGCCTCAGCTCCGACGTGGACGCGCTCGCGTACAAGGCCAGCCCGACGCGCATCGTCGAGGACCGGAAACAGCGCGTCCGCGACGCGCTCCGCAACACCCGGGAGAAGATCATGGGAACCGCCTCCGACGCCGGCTCGACCGTGGCCGGCAAGACCTCCGGCGCCGCGCACGCGGTCTCGGACAAGGCCTCCGGCGCCGCGCAGGCGGTCTCCGACAAGGCCTCCGGTGCCGCGCACGCGGTGTCGGACAAGGCCTCGGACGCCGCGGACGCGGTCCGGCAGGCACCGTCCGTGGTGAAGACCAAGGCCGAGGGCAACCCGCTCGCGGCCGGCCTGATCGCGTTCGGCGCGGGCTGGCTGATCTCGTCGCTGCTGCCGGCGACGCAGAAGGAGCGCGAGCTGGCCGCGAGCGCGCGGACCGCGGTGCAGGAGAACAAGGAAACGCTGGTGCAGGAGGCGAAGCAGCTGGCCGGCGAGCTCCAGGACAACCTGCGCGGTCCCGCCGAGGAGGCGGCCGGCCGGGTGCGGGACACCGCGACCGACGCGGCCGCGACCGTGCGCGACGAGGGCCGCTCCGCGGCCGAGGACGTCAAGGGCCGCGCCTCCGAGGCCCGCGAGAAGGTCTCCTAG
- the rpmI gene encoding 50S ribosomal protein L35: protein MPKMKSHTGMGKRVKVTGKGKLVTEQAGKRHLLEGKSSQRTRRLTGTVEVAKSDVKRIKKLLGR, encoded by the coding sequence ATGCCGAAGATGAAGAGCCACACCGGCATGGGCAAGCGGGTGAAGGTCACCGGCAAGGGAAAGCTCGTCACCGAGCAGGCCGGTAAGCGTCACCTGCTGGAGGGCAAGTCCTCCCAGCGCACCCGCCGGCTGACCGGCACGGTCGAGGTGGCCAAGTCCGACGTGAAGCGTATTAAGAAGCTGCTGGGCCGCTGA
- the rplT gene encoding 50S ribosomal protein L20, with protein MARVKRAVNAQKKRRTLLETASGYRGQRSRLYRKAKEQVLHSMQYSYRDRRDRKGDFRQLWITRINAAARSNGMTYNRLIQGLRLAGLEVDRKILADLAVNDATAFAGLVEVAKAAVAAEGTGGASAQAA; from the coding sequence ATGGCACGCGTCAAGCGGGCGGTCAACGCCCAGAAGAAGCGTCGTACCCTGCTCGAGACGGCGAGCGGCTACCGGGGCCAGCGGTCCCGGCTGTACCGCAAGGCCAAGGAGCAGGTGCTGCACTCGATGCAGTACTCGTACCGGGACCGTCGGGACCGCAAGGGCGACTTCCGCCAGCTGTGGATCACCCGCATCAACGCGGCCGCCCGGTCCAACGGCATGACCTACAACCGGCTGATCCAGGGCCTGCGCCTGGCCGGTCTCGAGGTCGACCGCAAGATCCTCGCGGACCTCGCGGTCAACGACGCCACGGCGTTCGCCGGGCTCGTCGAGGTCGCCAAGGCCGCGGTCGCGGCCGAGGGCACCGGCGGCGCGTCCGCTCAGGCCGCCTGA
- a CDS encoding carbohydrate ABC transporter permease, which produces MAVDTVPAPVHDTSPAPARTERSLTGLWFALPFLLIYALFMIWPILSGLWSSLFNTSLAGGDVEFLGLSNYAELARDGAVWDSLWNTVWFTLLSTPPLVLTGLGMALLAHRARRTGWFLRFAFFMPFLLPVTVVALIWLWIYQSDFGLLNAAVGWFGGDPVAWINDERTAMWAVVLCTLWWTVGFNFLLYLAALQGIPRELHESAAVDGATPGQRLRRITLPLLRRTTGLVLVLQLIASLKIFDQVYLLNEGNAGPITRPLIQYVYEQGFTSYRIGYASAISYLLFLIIIVVAFAQFKIFPAGRDD; this is translated from the coding sequence ATGGCCGTCGACACAGTCCCCGCGCCGGTGCACGACACCAGCCCCGCGCCGGCGCGCACCGAGAGATCGCTGACCGGGCTCTGGTTCGCGCTCCCGTTCCTGCTGATCTACGCGCTCTTCATGATCTGGCCGATCCTGTCCGGGCTGTGGAGCAGCCTGTTCAACACCAGCCTGGCCGGCGGCGACGTCGAGTTCCTCGGGCTGTCGAACTACGCGGAGCTGGCCCGGGACGGCGCGGTCTGGGACTCGCTGTGGAACACCGTCTGGTTCACGCTGCTCAGCACGCCGCCGCTGGTGCTGACCGGGCTGGGCATGGCACTGCTGGCGCACCGCGCCCGGCGTACCGGCTGGTTCCTCAGGTTCGCGTTCTTCATGCCCTTCCTGCTGCCGGTGACCGTGGTCGCGCTGATCTGGTTGTGGATCTACCAGTCCGACTTCGGTCTGCTCAACGCGGCGGTCGGGTGGTTCGGCGGCGATCCGGTCGCCTGGATCAACGATGAGCGCACCGCGATGTGGGCGGTGGTGCTCTGCACGCTGTGGTGGACGGTCGGTTTCAACTTCCTGCTCTACCTGGCTGCGTTGCAGGGCATCCCACGGGAGCTGCACGAGTCCGCGGCGGTGGACGGCGCGACGCCGGGCCAGCGGCTGCGGCGGATCACGCTGCCGCTGCTGCGCCGCACGACCGGGCTGGTCCTGGTGCTGCAACTGATCGCGTCACTGAAGATCTTCGACCAGGTGTACCTGCTGAACGAGGGCAACGCCGGGCCGATCACCCGGCCGCTCATCCAGTACGTGTACGAGCAGGGCTTCACGTCGTACCGGATCGGCTACGCGAGCGCGATCTCCTACCTGCTCTTCCTGATCATCATCGTGGTGGCCTTCGCCCAGTTCAAGATCTTCCCGGCCGGGAGGGACGACTGA
- a CDS encoding RNA polymerase sigma factor, whose protein sequence is MLDSPVTENGDIAGLVTAASRGDTRAWRTIVDRYGRLVSAVCRQWRLNDADAADVSQTVWLRLFEQLDRLRDPRALPAWLLTTTRRECHHLHRAAKRELPGATTARLEGQADATAASVDDGLLRRERGAAVRAAFDELPPHCRQLLELLLQDPPTPYGEISARLGVPCGGIGPNRARCLERLRRNPRFRAFMSERTYRAAR, encoded by the coding sequence ATGCTGGACAGTCCGGTAACGGAGAACGGGGACATCGCGGGCCTCGTCACGGCCGCGTCCCGGGGGGACACGCGGGCCTGGCGCACGATCGTGGACCGGTACGGCCGGCTGGTGTCGGCCGTGTGCCGGCAGTGGCGGCTGAACGACGCCGACGCCGCGGACGTCAGCCAGACCGTCTGGCTGCGCCTGTTCGAGCAGCTGGACCGGTTGCGCGATCCGCGGGCGCTGCCGGCGTGGCTGCTGACCACCACCCGGCGCGAGTGCCATCACCTGCACCGCGCCGCGAAACGCGAGCTGCCCGGCGCGACCACGGCACGGCTGGAGGGCCAGGCGGACGCCACCGCCGCCTCGGTGGACGACGGGCTGCTGCGCCGGGAGCGCGGCGCGGCGGTGCGGGCCGCGTTCGACGAGTTGCCGCCGCACTGCCGGCAACTGCTGGAGCTGCTGCTCCAGGACCCGCCCACGCCGTACGGGGAGATCAGCGCCCGGCTGGGTGTGCCGTGCGGCGGCATCGGGCCGAACCGGGCGCGCTGCCTGGAACGGCTGCGGCGCAACCCGCGGTTCCGCGCGTTCATGTCGGAGCGGACGTATCGGGCCGCCCGCTGA